A window of Gossypium hirsutum isolate 1008001.06 chromosome D13, Gossypium_hirsutum_v2.1, whole genome shotgun sequence genomic DNA:
TCAATAGCCAAACTTTTAAGAAAATAACTTAACAACCCACTGacccagtgacttaaatgaaaacttttgaataatttagtgattattttataaattattaaagttgagtgaccaaaatacaaatttattaatagtttaatgacttttGTTGTAGCTTACCAATTTATGTATAGCTTGGAGGCGCCCTTTTGCTTTTCCCCAATTAAACCTTAACTTCGATTCCAAGCTTGGCATTTGCCAATCGTATCGTATCCCACAAAGGGCATAATGGTAAATTAAAAAACTCCATCCTTTAGAACTAATGAGTTTCACTTTCATTTCTGATCAGAATTCCCGACCAAACCAAAGCCATCAATCAAAatcttaaagaaaattttctttttctgtgtACAAAAGAAAAGATGATGCATTTGACATTAtattggggtaaaaatgtaaccCTCCtcgttgattcatggaaaaccgaTTCATGGCTGAGTTACCTCCTCACTCTACTTTCTTGTTTCCTCTTCTCTTCCTTTTACCAGTACATGGAAGACCGCCGCCTCCGTTTCCGATCCCTCTCTTCCTCCTCCACCACCGCTGTTTCTCTCCTCCCCAAATACCAACGCTCTGCTAAAATCGCGACGGCCGTGCTCTTCGGTGTCAACTCAGCAATTGGCTATCTCCTGATGTTGGCCTTAATGTCGTTCAACGGCGGCGTTTTCTTGGCCGTCGTTTCGGGACTAGTTGTTGGGTACTTGTTTTTCAGGCTTATCGACGATGAGGAACCATGGGTGGTGATCGACAACGCTTGCGCTTGTGCTTGATATAACTtcatttttaaccattttttttttgctttgtacATTACACCCCTATTTCTTGTACCAATAATCAACGTTTCATCGGGTTCAGTAGTGGTTTGGATTGGTGATTGGGTGCGGTGTGAtgtgtttagtttactttttgtctcatgctacagtatcgttatagtatctaatctcaccgttaTAGCTGTTTTTATACTAATCACGTAAATacaccgtccatccaaactcaccatTAATGAGCTTACAAAATAcgaaaattaattattgaattattccgataaatataattttttattcttttaaattatatctCTTTCCTATTTGGTGTTTTTATATTAAGATTAATatactatttaatatttaaatttgacattaatattaaatttagtatttaaatcaaatattattatataattaaataaaaaatttccattGACGTAAGAATTTTTCACGCTGCACGTTCATTGATCGATGATTAGAGATAGATAGACGATTGTTAATGTCCAACATTGATTCTATTATTAGCTCGTAATTGATGTTTTACCAAGAAAAAACCTATCATCATTGCTTTTGCTTTAATATTAGACGTACATTTGGAAATGGGCGAGGGAAATAACCATTAATCTCAAGTGCTTCCATTGGGCTGAATGGAGAGAGTGTGATGCTAAACATGAGCATATGAGACGCAAGTAGGCAGTTTCAATAGTGATGGCCCAAGCAAGGCCTTATCCTCAACTGAACTAACCAAAACTCAAAACCTATACCCATGCTTTGAATGTTATAATACTAATAGAAGAAGGTGGAAATGGGACAATGATTGCTCATTGGAGTCATCGGAGATGAAAGTCAATGTGTGTTTATTTATGGAAACAGAGCAGCAATGAATGCAAATGCTGGCATCACCCTCTCAAACCCCTCTTCCTCAATTTCTAAGACGCACCGCAAATCTCTCTTTGAATTAAATTCATTACATAGATTTGGGATAGGTAGACATGTGGGTGGTGGGGTTGTAGTACTTTGGAAAAGAGCGTGAGGTGTGAGAGTGTGGGTTATGTTATGGTTATGAAAGGGGAATGGAGACACTGACTTGTCTTCTCAAAATGTCGGTCTTTCTCCATCAATGCTTTCAGGACCCCACGTGTGGGCCTGCGCTCTTCCCCCTCCCTACTTTCCACTTCTTTCTTCTTATAACCATAAATTAATGGGTAAACTATAtcaatgtcactaaattattaataagtttatattttagtcatttaattttaaaaagattataaaacgattattaaattatttaaaatttttaatttaagtcctaaaaatatacaaaaatatttatttaagtcaTGGGGTTGtcatggttttttttaaaaagtctaaTTAGCTAGCTTTAAgctacaattttaaaaaattcgaaAATTAATACCCATTAACAAATAGAATAACATTGCTTTATGAAAAAACCGAACTGTAGAAGATATGAGAAAGGAGAGCTTTTGATTTGCGCAGGTGGTGCAAACAAAGAAGACAATGCAGTAGTAACTTTAACAgtctaatgacttaaatgaaaacttttaaatagttcaatgactattttgtaactttttaaaattgagtgaccaaaatgcaaatttactaataatttagtgacttggGATGTAAATTTAcctattaaatttatattgatattatattttataaaataatttaaaatatattgaaatgcaTTTTTTACataactttataaaaatatattataatatattgttTAAAATATCGGACCAACTAGGAAGAAATTAAGAAATCATTTCAATGTCATAATTGAAGTTggagtaaaaatattaaataaaattcaaaatagtgCAAGTTcaagtatatacataaaaaattaaaaaaaaaagttgagaaaAAAGGTGAGTGATTTTCCACCCCTAACCATATGATAACCATATGAAAGTGAAGACAAAGGTTATAAAAATGGGCCAACAACATGGGTGAAAAGTCAGACATGAATAGTTTCACCGATAGTGATTAAGCAGGGGATCGAGATGATAAAAGAAGTACTTCAAGCTATGACTATTTGGTAGTCATCTAAGAAGCAATCCATTATCACATTATCAAGAACAGAAGCTGAATTTGTTGCTACTACAACTTGTGCTTGTCAAGCTATTTGGCTCACAAGAATCCTTGAACAACTATAACTAAAGCTAGAAAGAGCCACTATAAATTTATGTGATAACAACTCAACTATCAAGTTGTTAAAAAATCTTGTGTTGCATGAAAGAATAAAGCATATTGATGTAAAATATTACTTTCTGTGAGATCTTAGCAATGAAGGAGCAATTGAGCTACAGTAGTGCAAAAGTGAGGATCAAGTTGCTGATGTATTTACCAAGCCTCTCAAGTTGGTATCATTTGTCAAGTTCAGGAAAATACTTGGCCTTAGACATCAAGTAGTAAGTATGTACTAAACTGAAAGCACACTTCCATGTTGAGGGATTATTGAGATGTTTTTGGTAAATAAAtcatccctaaaaattagggattACCAAATATGGTTGaggttttttttcatatttaattttgcTATTTTTAACTTTGAGCTTACTAATTTTAGCTATTGTAAAGCTATAAAAGGTTAGAACCATTTGGAGTTATTCATCAATTCAACAAAATCTTCTCTCATTTGAGTTAAAAGCTCGTTTTTCTCTATTTCTCTACTTGTAAGTGCAACATAACACTTACCAATTTCGTGACCTCACCGTTGTACAAAGACTAGATCGCTCTCCCACTAAACTTTCCCATCAAAAGCTTAACTTTGCAACTCTTAAGAGATTAAACTATTAATCTCTCAGTTACTTTCGATTCCCTTTAACCTAGGCAAAACTTAAGTAGtatataaaacttaaatttatataCTACTTAAGTTTTACAATCTAGTCACTTTTTCTTATAAAGTAAAGCTAAAAATCAACATATGATGATAATTCTATAAGAGTCGTGATGTAATCCAAAGTCTTTAACTATAGAAAGTAACTTTACTTGTCCGCAAAAAACCAATCTATAAGTtttcaatttcaactcaattgGTGATCATGTTTTAAGCGTCACTCATCCAATATCATAAAAAGTAAATAACCCAATACTTTTAGTCTAAAATCTATCAACTcttcaaaaagataaatataataaGGGATAAATACCAAAACCATATATGAACTATGGTTTAATGTGCAATCGTAtatccaattcttgtaaattgTTAACACAAATATTGAtatttcattttatgtttatatagcgcatgcataaataattatatttatccaatataaaaataaattaaagtatttatttctttaaatatgcatgattaaatcaaaattaaagtttcaagtatacatgtgaaccacaattagagtttcacgtgtataattgcacggaattaaagttcatgtatacaactgtacattaaatcaaaattcatgtataattttgagatttatcccatataataataaaatagtccaTGAAATTATAACCATTGTTTCCACTATAGAAACAAATACAAAAGGAACCTTACCTTTAAATGtcttaaacattttaattagtgAGTTTTAGTTTGAGTGTGACAAATTTAtgtaaaactttgaaatttatcCTATATAATATTGTAATAATACTATAACGTgggacaaaaagaaaaataaaagtaaacaGCTATGGATGTAATTCGATTATCATAACATTAACCCAATTTTTTTGGTTAAGGAAAAATGTAATAATTGGTGTACAAATACTGGGAGACAAAGGGAAATTGGCACCCTCACCTCTTTGCTTGTCTCCCAACACAAATCCCTCAAGCATTGAAAACCAACCCTTGATTTTGGGACAAAAGTAATCATTTCGTTttacattatcaaataaaaaataaattcaaggaATAAATCCATTTGATATTGACCTTTGTATTAGGGGTGCTCATGGgctgggcggcccggcccggcctgacgGCTCACCCGAAATATGagaggatttgggtaaaaatataagcccgaaatatgggcttgagcaaaaaaacgaggccc
This region includes:
- the LOC107943929 gene encoding copper transporter 5; protein product: MMHLTLYWGKNVTLLVDSWKTDSWLSYLLTLLSCFLFSSFYQYMEDRRLRFRSLSSSSTTAVSLLPKYQRSAKIATAVLFGVNSAIGYLLMLALMSFNGGVFLAVVSGLVVGYLFFRLIDDEEPWVVIDNACACA